A segment of the Bordetella flabilis genome:
GTCGCGATTGGATTCCTCGATCCAGCCGGAGGGCAGGTAGAAGAGGCCGACCACCAGCGGAATCATGGCGATGCGCAGCCACGTCAGGATTATGGGAACGTTTATAGGCATGGTGCCCGTATGCTACATCAGCCCCCAACTTTCCGGCTGCCATGATCCCGGCCGAGGGCCTGACGGCCGATGCGCCGGCCGGTCGCGCCGGCCCGGTCGTATCGTTCGCGGGGGCCGCGGCGTCAATGCAGCGCGTCGTAAATGCGCTCGGCCAGTTCCTGTGAAATCCCGTCCACGGAGGCCAGGTCCTCGATGCTGGCGCGCGATACCCCCGAAAAACCGCCGAAACGCGCCAACAGGCGCTGTCGGCGCCGGGCGCCCACGCCCTCGATCTCCTCCAGGCGGGAGACGTTGCGCGCTTTCGCCCGGCGCGCCCGCATGCCGGTGATGGCGAAGCGGTGCGCCTCATCCCGCACCTGGGCGATCAGCATCAGGGCGGCCGATTCGGCGCCCAGCGCCACGGGAGGCCGGCCATCGGCGAATACCAGGGTCTCCAGCCCGACCTTGCGGCCTTCGCCCTTGGCCACGCCGACCAGCACATGCACGTCCAGGCCCAGTTCCGCGAAAACCTGGCGGGCGACTTCGACCTGCCCCTTGCCGCCGTCGATCAGGACGAGCCCGGGCAAAGGCGCTTCGCCATCGGCCACCTTGGCGAAACGGCGCGTCAGTACCTGGCGCATGGCGGCATAGTCATCCCCCGGGGTGATGCCGGCGATGTTGTAGCGCCGGTACAGGGAAGGTTGCATCTCGTGGCGCTCGAACACCACGCACGAGGCCTGGGTCGCCTCGCCGGCCGTATGGCTGATGTCGAAGCATTCGATACGCAGGCTGTCGAGCGCCGCCTCATCGGTCTCCATGTCCAGCACCTCGGCCAGCGCCAGGGTGCGCGCGGCGCGCGCCCCGGATTCGGTCAGCGCCCGCGCCAGCGCCATCTCGGCGTTGCGCGTGGCCTGCTCCAGCCAGGAGCGCCGCACACCTTGGGGCCGCGTCAGCATCCGGCTGCGGCTGCCGGCCTGCTCGGCCAGGAGCGCGAGCAGCTCGCTGTCGGGCAAGGCATGGGAACAGACCAGGGTAGGCGGCAAGGGGTTGTCGGTGTAATGCTGGCCGATGAAGGCTTCCAGCACGTCGGGTGCCGCCTCGCCCTCCGCATGGGCGGGGAAAAAGGGCTTGTCGCCCAGGTGGCGTCCGCCGCGCACCATGGCCAGATTTACGCAGACCCTTCCGCCGGCAATGGCCACGGCGATGATGTCGCAATCCTCGCCGCCCATGTCCTCCATGGTTTGCTGGTGCAGCACGCGCGCCAGCGATCCCATCTGGTCGCGCAGCATGGCGGCGGTCTCGAACTGCAGGGCCTCCGAGGCGCGCAGCATGCGCGCCTCGATATCTTCCATCACTTCCTTGGCCTGGCCGTTCAGGAAACGTCCGGCACGCTCGACATCGTGCGCGTAGTCCTGCGCCGCCACCGCGCCGACACAGGGCGCGGAACAGCGCCCGATCTGGTGCAACAGGCAAGGCCGCGAGCGGTTGGCGAATACCGTGTCCTCACAGGTCCGCAGCCTGAATACTTTCTGCAGGATCTGAATCGTTTCGCGCACGGCCCAGGCATTGGGAAAAGGGCCGAAGAACTGCCCAGGCTTGTTGGTGGATCCGCGGTAGTACGCGATACGCGGCCAATCGTGCGCGGTGATCAGCAGATAGGGATAGGACTTGTCATCGCGAAATAGGATGTTGTAGCGGGGCCGCAGACTCTTGATCAGATTGTTTTCGAGGATCAGCGCCTCGGCTTCCGATCGCGTGACGGTGACCTCCACCTGCGCCACCTTGCCCACCATCTGGGCGATGCGCGGGCTGGTCAGCGTTTTCTGGAAATAGGAAGACACGCGCTTCTTCAGGTCGCGCGCCTTCCCGACATACATCACCTCGCCGTTGGTGTCGATGTGCCGGTACACGCCCGGCAGATGCGGCAGGTCAGCCAGAAACGATTTGAGATTGAAGTCTTCGGGCATGCTGGTAACGGCGGTCTTGCTGCAGGGCTTCCCACCCAAGTGCGGGGAAGCGCGGCATCAGGCGGCGAATACGTTCGATGGATTCGGGGGCGGTTTCGTGGACCAGCCGGGCCAGCAGGTCATCCGCCAGGTCGGGATGATTGCACACCAGGACCATGTCGCAACCCGCTTGCAGCGCGGCCTGGGCCCGGGCATGGATGTCGCCCGCCACCGACGCGCCCTCCATCGTGAGGTCGTCGGAGAACACCACGCCATCGTAGCCCATGCGCTCGCGCAGGATGTCCTGCACCCAGCGGCGCGAGAAGCCGGCTGGCTGGTCGTCCACCTTGGGGTAGATGACGTGTGCCGGCATCACCGAACCCAGGACGTTGTCGCCCAGCCAGCCGTACGGGGCGCCGTCCTCGCGCAGTATCCGTTCCAGCGTCCGCGGATCGACGGGTATCTCCTCGTGCGAATCGGCGCCGACGAAGCCGTGCCCTGGAAAATGCTTGCCGCACGCCGCCATGCCGGCCAGCGCCAGGCCCTGGATGAGGGCACGCGACAACATGGCCACCACACGGGGATCGCGATGGAACGCGCGGTCGCCGATCACCTTGCTGACCCCATAGTCCAGGTCCAGCACCGGCGTAAAGCTCATGTCGACCCCGCAGGCGCGCAGCTCCGCCGCCAGCACGTAGCCCGTCTCCGTGGCCAGCCGCATGGCGCCCAGCGGATCCCTGTTCCAGATCTCGCCCAGGCGCCGCATGGGCGGCAGCGGCGTGAAACCGTCCGTACGGAAGCGCTGCACGCGGCCGCCCTCATGGTCCACGGCGATCAGCAGCGGCTCTTCCCGCACCTTATGGATGCGTGAAGTCAGTTCGCATAGCGTATCCCGGTCCTGGAAGTTGCGTGCGAAGAGGATGACGCCTCCGACCAGCGGATGGCGCAGCCGCTTCTTCTCTTCCTTGGTGAGGACCGGCCCGGCCACATCCACCATGACGGGGCCCGGCGGCAGCGGCTTGTTCTTTTTGCGTGACATCGAAGGGACTCTCATTGAAGGCCGGCCGCGGGGCCGGATAGCTCAGGAAGGATGGCGCTCCACGATGACGTAGGCGGCGGCCATATCGATCTCATCGGTCAGCGACACATGTGCCGCCCCGTAGCGCGCCGTATACCAGGCCAGCAGGGGCTCGGCCAGCACCAGGATGGGCCGCCCGCCGGGGGCGTTGAGCGTCTGTACGCGGCGCCAGCTCATGGGCATGCGCATGCCCAGGCCGATGGCCTTGGAAAACGCTTCCTTGACCGCGAACCGCGTCGCCACGAAACGCACGCCCCGCTGCGGGTCGCGCGCCCGGCGGGCGCGGAACTTGGCCAATTCCTGTTCGCCCAGGATTTTTTCGGCAAAGCGGTCGCCGTGCCGCTGCAAGGCACGCTCGATGCGGTCGATACGGATGAGATCCATCCCGATGCCCGCGATCGCGGCGGGAAGCACGGATGAATCGAGCGAAGAAGGGGGCGTCTGCATGATAGGCAGATGATACGCGACCGGTGATGGGCTTTGCCCTGCCTGCACGGCGCCGTGCCCGGCCCGGCGCTGCCGCAATGGACGCCGCCGGCGGTGAACACCGCTGCGGGGCTCAGACGCTCGCCCGTGCTTGCACCATCAGGGCCTTCATGTCGCGTACCGCCTTCTCCCAGCCGTCGAATACCGCGCGCGCCACGATGGCATGGCCGATATTCAGTTCGGCGATGCCGTCGAGTGCGGCAATGGGCTGTACATTGCCATAATGCAGCCCATGGCCGGCATTGACCTGCAACCCTTGCCGCAGGCCTTCGCCGATCGCCTGGCCCAGGCGTTCCAATTCCACGTCGACGGCCGCGCCATGGGCTTCGGCATAGGCCCCGGTGTGCAGTTCGATAACGCGCGCACCGGTTTCCGCGGCGGCCGCGATCTGGACCGGGTCCGGATCGATGAACAGCGACACCCGGATACCGGCCTCGTGCAATTGCGCCACCGCGTCCGTGACGGCCGCCCGCGCGCCGGCGACGTCCAGCCCCCCTTCGGTCGTCAGCTCCGAGCGCTTCTCCGGCACCAGGCAGACATCGTGCGGCCGCACGCCGCAGGCGATATCCAGCATCTCCCGCGTGACGGCGCATTCCAGGTTCATCCGCGTGCGCAGCAGGGGGCGCAGGCGGTGTACGTCAGCGTCCTGGATATGGCGCCGGTCTTCGCGCAAATGCAGGGTAATGAGGTCGGCGCCGGCGTCCTCGGCGCGCAGCGCGGCTTCGATGGGATCCGGATACTCGGTATGCCGCTGTTGGCGTAGCGTGGCTACGTGATCGATGTTTACGCCCAGGTCTATCATCGCGTTTGTGTGTCGCCTTCGGGTTCCGGCGCACCGCCCCCACCCAGGGCGGCCGGAATCGGAACAAGCCGATATTATCGCGCGGCCGCCGCTACTCTTGCGTAGCGAGATCTCCAACGAAAACATAGCCCATGCCATGGACGGTATGCAGCGGCAGGCGGTCGCCGCTGTCCTGCACCTTCTTGCGCAGGCGGCTGATGGCCACATTGACCGAACGCAGGTTGGTCGCCGTCATGAAGGCACGCATTGCCGCGCGCGACAGTTCCCGCTTGGGGTTGTCCAGCAGGCAGGCGAAGCACGCGCGCTCCGTGCTGGTCAGATGGATCCGCTTTCCGGTCGGCGTCACCAGCACCCAGCCCTGATACAGCACCCGCCAGGGTTGGCCGCGCGGCGCCGGCCGCACCAGGCCGGCCGAGCCCGAGATGGCGGCCGCGCCGGCCACCATGCCGGCTCCCGGCGCCGCGTTCAATGCATAGCCGGCCATCTGGCCTGCGGGAGTGCCGCCCAGGAGCCCCGCGATGTCGGCGGCGCCGACCAGGCCCACGGCGGCGGGCGTGCTGGCGGGCGCACGGGCCAATGCAGACGCCTGCGCAGGCCGCCGGCGCTGCCGCGTTGCCCGGCGCGCCTGGGCCCGCAGCAGAGCGGCCAGCTCCGTGGCCTCGTAGCGCCGGTCCAGGCACATGTGGGCGCCCGCATGCAGCGCGCTAAGGCGGGTCTGCGGCTCCGCGCTGGGCGCCTGGACCAGGATGCCGGCGCCGTACTGCGCACTCAGACGTGGCAACACGGCGTCGACCACCTGGCTCACGGGCGCGCTTTCGCCCACCAGGACCAGGTCGGCATCGCGCACATCCAGCCATTGGAAAAGGCCGGCGGCATCGCGGCAGCCGTGGACATGAAAGCCCAGCCGCGCCAGCAGGCGCACCATGCGATTGCGCGCGTCATCGTCCGGCTCCCATACCGCAAGGGAGAGCGACGCATTTTCTGTGAGGTTGGAGGATTCCATGACATTCCATAAGGTTACGAGGATGATCGATGTGCAGCGAAAGCTACCATCGGCCCCTCTTCGCCTTCCCTCACGGCGCGGTAATTCAGACCATTCCTAGTACCGCGGTCCTCCCCCTGGTTGCCCGCTCGCCAAAGGCGCGGCTACTCCCGGTGGATGTCGTGCGTGACGAAGCGCTGCCCGTCGGCCGGCAAGTCCAGCACACCGGGACGCCGCAGGCTGGCGCGCACGTCGACCAGGCCCGAGGCCCAGTGCTCGCGCATGGCTTCGCTGCCGAATTCGTAGTCCTTGGTATGCCGCTCGTAGTTCTTGGACTCGTAGATCAGGTTGACCACGTTGATCGCCGGAATGATGGCATCGCGGCGGATCTCGGCCAGCTCGGGCGCATTGCGCTGGTGCTCGGGCAGCAGCGCGAGCACGCGCTGCAGATCTTCGCGCAGCTTGATATTGCGCTTCAGATTGTCCGTAACCAGGCGGGTACGACTGGAATACTGGATGTCCTTCTGCCGTTCCGCCACCTCTTCCAAGCTATTGGGCAACGGACCTCGCGCCGGCCAGAGATCGACCTGGAACGCCAGCGTATCGCGCATCGGGCTATTGGAAAGCACGTAATACAGCGGCGTATTGGAAACGATGCCGCCGTCCCAATAGAACTCGCCATCGATCTCCACCGCCGGAAAGCCGGGCGGCAGGGCCCCCGACGCCATGATGTGCTGCGGCGTCAAGCGGGTCTGCGTACTGTCGAAATACGCAAAATTTCCGGTACGCACATTCACGGCGCCGAAGCTCGCGCGCACCGCCCCGTTGTTCAGCAGATCGAAGTCGACGTAGGTGCGCAGGGTTTCGAGCAGCGGCGCGGTGTCGTAGTAACTGGTGGCCGCCAGGCCTTGCTGCAGGTACGGTGGCGGAAAGCGCGGCTTGAAGAAGCCCGGCTGGCCCTGCATGATGGCGCTGGCGGCGGCCAGCCGGCCGTTCATCGATGGCGATCCGAACCCCATCGGTATGCCCTGGAACAGGCCCGCCAGCCAATCGCCCCACGGCCACGCGCCATAACCGTAGGGCCGGCAGATGCTTTCCCAGAAACCGCGCAGGCGTTCCACGCGCTCGTCCACGGGAGAACCGGCGATGATGGCGGCATTGATGGCGCCGATGGAAATGCCCGCCACCCAGTCCGGCCGCAAGCCCTGCTCGTGCAGTCCTTCGTAGACGCCGCCCTGGTACGAGCCCAGGGCGCCACCGCCCTGCAGCACCAGGGCGACCGTCCCATACGCGCACTTGCTCTTGGCGGAACGGCGCATGCGTCAACTCAGCAGCAATGCGTCGTCGGCAAGCTTTTCGCCACGCACGTGCTCGAACATGGCGAGCAAGTCGGTCACCGTCAGGCCTTTGCGCTCGTCCCCCGAGACGTCCAGCACCACCTGGCCCGCGTGCAGCATCACCGTGCGATCGCCGACCTCCAGTGCCTGGCGCATGCTGTGCGTCACCATCAACGTGGTGAGCCGGCTTTCGGCGACGATGCGTGCGGTCAACTGCAGCACGAAATCCGCGGTGCGGGGATCCAGTGCAGCCGTATGCTCGTCCAGCAGGAGCAGGCGCGAGGGACGCAGGGCCGCCATCAGCAGGCTCACCGCCTGCCGTTGTCCGCCGGACAGCAGGCCGATGCGATCGCCCAGCCGTTGCTCCAGGCCCAGGCCCAAGGTCGCCAGGCGCTCGCGAAAGAGCGCGCGCATGGACGCCTTGACCGCCCGTGCCGCGCCACGCGAGGCCCCGCGCGCCTGGGCCAGCGCCATGTTTTCCTCGATGGTCAGGTCTTCGCAGGTGCCCGCCATGGGGTCCTGGAAGACCCGCGCGACATACCCAGCGCGCCGCCAGGACGGTTGCCGCGTCATGTCGTCGCCATCGATGGCGATGCGGCCGCTGTCGACCGGTTGGTCGCCAGAGACTGCATTGAGGAAAGTCGACTTGCCGGCGCCGTTGGAGCCGATCACGGTGACGAACTGGCCGGTGGGGATTTCCAGCGTCAGGCCGCGCAAGGCCCGCGTCTCGATGGGCGTGCCGGGATTGAAAGTAATGTGGAGATCCTGTGCGCTCAGCATGTCAGCCCCCCTGCCCCGCACGGCGGCGCCGCAGCCGCGGAATGACCAGCGCGATCGTCACCAGCACGGCGGTCACCAGGTTCAGGTCCTGCGCCTGCAGGCCAATGAAATCGCTGTTCAGCGCCAGCGTGACGAAAAAGCGGTAAACCACGGCCCCCAGGATGACTGCCAGCGTGGCCAGTGCGATGCGCCGCGCTGGCAGCAGGCTTTCGCCGACGATGACCGCCGCCAGGCCGATCACGATCGTGCCCAGCCCCATGGAAATATCCGCGCCGCCCTGCGCCTGGGCGAACAGCGCGCCGGCCAGCGCTACCAGCGCGTTCGACAGCGCCATGCCGCCCAGGATCAGGCGCCCCGTATTCACGCCCTGCGCGCGCGCCATGCGGGGATTGGCCCCTGTGGCGCGCAAGGCCAGCCCCAGTTCCGTCGACAGGAACCAATCCAGCAGCAGCTTGCAGATCACCACCACGATCAGCAGCAGCACCGGCCGCGCGACATAGTCGCTAAGCCATGCGGGCTGCAAAACGGTGAACACGGTCGCTTCGGTAATCAAGGGAACATTGGGGCGCCCCATGATCCGCAGGTTGACCGAATACAGCGCGATCATGACCAGGATGCTGGCCAGCAGGTCCATGATGCGCAGCTTGACGTTCAGCCATCCGGTGACCAGGCCGGCGCCGGCGCCGGCCACGATGGCGCAACCCGTTGCGGCAAAGGGGCTGAAGCCCGCGGAGATCATCGTGGCGGCCACCGCCGCCCCCAGGGGAAAACTGCCATCGACAGTCAGGTCGGGAAAACGCAGCA
Coding sequences within it:
- the acpS gene encoding holo-ACP synthase, whose product is MQTPPSSLDSSVLPAAIAGIGMDLIRIDRIERALQRHGDRFAEKILGEQELAKFRARRARDPQRGVRFVATRFAVKEAFSKAIGLGMRMPMSWRRVQTLNAPGGRPILVLAEPLLAWYTARYGAAHVSLTDEIDMAAAYVIVERHPS
- a CDS encoding pyridoxine 5'-phosphate synthase, whose protein sequence is MIDLGVNIDHVATLRQQRHTEYPDPIEAALRAEDAGADLITLHLREDRRHIQDADVHRLRPLLRTRMNLECAVTREMLDIACGVRPHDVCLVPEKRSELTTEGGLDVAGARAAVTDAVAQLHEAGIRVSLFIDPDPVQIAAAAETGARVIELHTGAYAEAHGAAVDVELERLGQAIGEGLRQGLQVNAGHGLHYGNVQPIAALDGIAELNIGHAIVARAVFDGWEKAVRDMKALMVQARASV
- a CDS encoding ABC transporter permease produces the protein MSLFSLLGALEVGLVFSLVALGVLISFRLLRFPDLTVDGSFPLGAAVAATMISAGFSPFAATGCAIVAGAGAGLVTGWLNVKLRIMDLLASILVMIALYSVNLRIMGRPNVPLITEATVFTVLQPAWLSDYVARPVLLLIVVVICKLLLDWFLSTELGLALRATGANPRMARAQGVNTGRLILGGMALSNALVALAGALFAQAQGGADISMGLGTIVIGLAAVIVGESLLPARRIALATLAVILGAVVYRFFVTLALNSDFIGLQAQDLNLVTAVLVTIALVIPRLRRRRAGQGG
- a CDS encoding winged helix-turn-helix domain-containing protein; this translates as MESSNLTENASLSLAVWEPDDDARNRMVRLLARLGFHVHGCRDAAGLFQWLDVRDADLVLVGESAPVSQVVDAVLPRLSAQYGAGILVQAPSAEPQTRLSALHAGAHMCLDRRYEATELAALLRAQARRATRQRRRPAQASALARAPASTPAAVGLVGAADIAGLLGGTPAGQMAGYALNAAPGAGMVAGAAAISGSAGLVRPAPRGQPWRVLYQGWVLVTPTGKRIHLTSTERACFACLLDNPKRELSRAAMRAFMTATNLRSVNVAISRLRKKVQDSGDRLPLHTVHGMGYVFVGDLATQE
- the nagZ gene encoding beta-N-acetylhexosaminidase; the protein is MSRKKNKPLPPGPVMVDVAGPVLTKEEKKRLRHPLVGGVILFARNFQDRDTLCELTSRIHKVREEPLLIAVDHEGGRVQRFRTDGFTPLPPMRRLGEIWNRDPLGAMRLATETGYVLAAELRACGVDMSFTPVLDLDYGVSKVIGDRAFHRDPRVVAMLSRALIQGLALAGMAACGKHFPGHGFVGADSHEEIPVDPRTLERILREDGAPYGWLGDNVLGSVMPAHVIYPKVDDQPAGFSRRWVQDILRERMGYDGVVFSDDLTMEGASVAGDIHARAQAALQAGCDMVLVCNHPDLADDLLARLVHETAPESIERIRRLMPRFPALGWEALQQDRRYQHARRLQSQIVSG
- a CDS encoding patatin-like phospholipase family protein; translation: MRRSAKSKCAYGTVALVLQGGGALGSYQGGVYEGLHEQGLRPDWVAGISIGAINAAIIAGSPVDERVERLRGFWESICRPYGYGAWPWGDWLAGLFQGIPMGFGSPSMNGRLAAASAIMQGQPGFFKPRFPPPYLQQGLAATSYYDTAPLLETLRTYVDFDLLNNGAVRASFGAVNVRTGNFAYFDSTQTRLTPQHIMASGALPPGFPAVEIDGEFYWDGGIVSNTPLYYVLSNSPMRDTLAFQVDLWPARGPLPNSLEEVAERQKDIQYSSRTRLVTDNLKRNIKLREDLQRVLALLPEHQRNAPELAEIRRDAIIPAINVVNLIYESKNYERHTKDYEFGSEAMREHWASGLVDVRASLRRPGVLDLPADGQRFVTHDIHRE
- the uvrC gene encoding excinuclease ABC subunit UvrC produces the protein MPEDFNLKSFLADLPHLPGVYRHIDTNGEVMYVGKARDLKKRVSSYFQKTLTSPRIAQMVGKVAQVEVTVTRSEAEALILENNLIKSLRPRYNILFRDDKSYPYLLITAHDWPRIAYYRGSTNKPGQFFGPFPNAWAVRETIQILQKVFRLRTCEDTVFANRSRPCLLHQIGRCSAPCVGAVAAQDYAHDVERAGRFLNGQAKEVMEDIEARMLRASEALQFETAAMLRDQMGSLARVLHQQTMEDMGGEDCDIIAVAIAGGRVCVNLAMVRGGRHLGDKPFFPAHAEGEAAPDVLEAFIGQHYTDNPLPPTLVCSHALPDSELLALLAEQAGSRSRMLTRPQGVRRSWLEQATRNAEMALARALTESGARAARTLALAEVLDMETDEAALDSLRIECFDISHTAGEATQASCVVFERHEMQPSLYRRYNIAGITPGDDYAAMRQVLTRRFAKVADGEAPLPGLVLIDGGKGQVEVARQVFAELGLDVHVLVGVAKGEGRKVGLETLVFADGRPPVALGAESAALMLIAQVRDEAHRFAITGMRARRAKARNVSRLEEIEGVGARRRQRLLARFGGFSGVSRASIEDLASVDGISQELAERIYDALH
- a CDS encoding ABC transporter ATP-binding protein; the protein is MLSAQDLHITFNPGTPIETRALRGLTLEIPTGQFVTVIGSNGAGKSTFLNAVSGDQPVDSGRIAIDGDDMTRQPSWRRAGYVARVFQDPMAGTCEDLTIEENMALAQARGASRGAARAVKASMRALFRERLATLGLGLEQRLGDRIGLLSGGQRQAVSLLMAALRPSRLLLLDEHTAALDPRTADFVLQLTARIVAESRLTTLMVTHSMRQALEVGDRTVMLHAGQVVLDVSGDERKGLTVTDLLAMFEHVRGEKLADDALLLS